A window of Saccharomyces paradoxus chromosome XIII, complete sequence genomic DNA:
TAATGTTTTTGtgtacaaaaaaatagtatCCTGCTCAATTATGCAACCTTGGTTATGCAGTTCAgcttttttgtcttttcttttttaagTTTTCTTGCAAGTTAATGTAGTATATGCcacaaaattgaagaaatgaaaaataggaaaaaaaaaagaacagaatTAGGATTTGACACAAAGGCTTATTGTTCTTTGAAACCGCCACTTAAATTCGATTTGCTTTACCTATGACGCTATATGTATTCTATACAAGAGTGTAGTAGCACAAGAAACTGTTCAAGACATGCCTTGTTTCAAAGGATATACATTCAAAGATCATCCCAGGTTCTCGAGATATTTATTCGTTctatattttgaaatttctttattgggtttgttttgttttgacCCATTTAGGTAATACCCTTTTGACAGcgaaaaaatccaaaagtTGTCTTCCGGGTGACATACAATAAGACTCCAACCGgacaataaaataatgattAGGGTAATAATATGTGCGTGAAATTCTTCCCCAGTCACATACACAGCCGCTAAGAGGAAAGGATAGCTTGATCGGCCGATTTCGCAAACGCCCTCACTTTTCACTGCTTTTTTAACGCTAGCAATAACATTGACGTGCAAAATGTGTTGGTGCTCTCGCGTCGattccttcttcatttatCATCAAAGATAACAGCAATCTCACTCATCTGAAGAGGTAATAATTGGACGACTTCATTTTCCGAGTTTCGGCTATGCCATGTACTCTTTTACGACAAACGCCACCTTGAGCAAGgtataaaagaaaagcgctttttcatttcaccGCAATCTCCGCGACCTATATAAGCCAATCACTCGTACACTTTGTTACCACCCAGAAGAAGGATTAAATATTCCAACAAGGAAcagaacaaagaaaaacaaactacaagaaacaaaatatcaaatcaTGGCGCGTTCAAGAGGATCATCAAGACCTATATCTAGGTCGAGACCTACTCAGACAAGGTCTGCTTCTACCATGGCGGCTCCAGTTCATCCGCAGCAACAACCAAATGCCTATTCACATCCTCCAGCCGCAGGTACCCAGACAAGACAACCAGGTATGTTTGCGCAGATGGCTTCCACTGCTGCAGGTGTTGCCGTTGGTAGTACCATTGGTCACACCTTAGGTGCAGGCATCACAGGTATGTTTTCTGGATCCGGGTCTGACTCCGCTCCCGTTgagcaacagcagcaaaaTATGGCCAACGTTTCCGGCCAGACCCAAACGGACCAGCAGATGGGAAGAACCTGTGAATTAGACGCAAGGAACTTTACACGCTGTTTGGACGAAAATAACGGCAACTTCCAAATATGTGATTATTACCTGCAGCAACTAAAAGCCTGCCAAGAGGCTGCACGTCAATACTAAGTTTAAAGGccaaaaatttagaaaatattcacCAGGTCACACATTCCGAAAACAATATTATTTAAACCATGTCATTTAACcgttctttttttggagGTTTTCACAGAATTTGCGTACGCCACGAggaaacaagaagaaaaaaaagatgcaGAGGATTAAGGACTAAATtccttatatatatagatattCATTTGTTCAATGTGTATGTAAATAACTTTTATAAACCGAATCATCCAATTTTATTGACTTCTTAATCATCGACACTCCCCACCAGGTGGTGTGGCTGAGGTTTATGATGAAATCCTCAACAGGGAAGGGTAACGTAATCTCTTCGAAGGGtttgtttatttactttatttaagctcttcttcaaaaggcTCTATGATTCGCATGTTTCTCAAGAAAACACCAACCGCAGCAGAATTAACCAAGTTAAGGTTCTGAAGGAAGACATATGTTATTTTCTCTATTGGGTAGGGTTGCTTCGCGACAATCCTCCGGCATACGGATGATTAGACCAGGAAGATCTGTGTATTTACCGTTTACCTTACTACTCAAAAAGTTCGACGCTTCCAAGATAAGCGTACACAGGTATGTACATAGTACCCAAACGAAGAGTCACTTGACctttttattgaaaaataatgatataacaccttttcaaaaatttacagTTAGAATACTCAAGGAGCAGTGCAAAACAAGAGGGTTGAAATTATCAGGTCGCAAGTCGGAGCTGTTACAAAGGCTTATCACGTACGACTCCGCTTCACATAAGAAAAGTAGTGTGAAGGTAGATGAACTCAGAAAAAGCTCATTAATAAATGAACCAATCAAACTTACTGAGAAATTACTTAGTGATAAAATCCCTCAaaccattgaaaagaagcatTATTCGGTGCAAAAATCACCTAATATTGAAACTCCCGGCGAAGTTCATTCACACTTACAACCAAGGGATAGAACATTCTTAgttggattttttttgttatcgTGTCTTTGGTGGAACCTCGAACCTCAGGAATCTAAACCTATCATTGATCATTAGCAATATAACTCTAACGCTGTAATTAATTGAACTGTATATTCTTTCATAATTTATTAAGACACTTTTTGCTTTTATCTTCACTCTCAATACGTGTTGTTGATCCAGATCATCTCATTATTGCCGTCATTTTCGGTTAAAGTAGGCGCTGTTGCGAAACAtgccagaaaaaaaagtgaggAAGGAAAGTACTATGAAAACAGGGTGAACGCCACTACTTTTCATCCTATTAATAGAAGAGATAACAATAAAAGCAATCTAATTTGAATTCTATAAAACACCACTAAggcgaaaaaaaagtaatggACAATTATGAAGACAGTGACCCCTGGAATGCCAGTTCTAATGCGTGGACTAAGGATGATGATCCCGTTGTTTCGACCACCAATAGTGAACCTAGTCTCAACGGGATCACCAGTGAGTTCAAtgctttgaatttttcaacaccTCTGGACACAAACGAGGAGGATACTGGCTTTTTACCGGCCAATGATGTGCTTGAAGAAAGTATTTGGGATGATAATAGAAACCGTCTTAGTGGAAGTGGCACGCAGCGAACTTCCAATATAACGACCAATGAAACCGTTGCAGGCAAGAATGATGCTAAAAGTCGGAACACAGGAGAAACTGAAGCCGACATATTTGATTGGACCAATAATATTAGAAAAACATATAGACCTCTAGATGCCGAcattatcatcattgaAGAGATACCTGAAAGAGAGGGTTTACTTTTTAAGCACGCGAACTATTTGGTGAAACATCTTATTGCTCTACCAAGTACTTCTCCTTCTGAAGAACGTACTGTCGTAAGAAGATATTCTGATTTCTTATGGTTAAGAGAAATTCTGTTGAAAAGGTATCCTTTTAGAATGATCCCTGAGCTACCTCCCAAAAGAATTGGATCCCAAAACGCAGATCagctttttttgaagaaaagaagaatagGGTTATCCAGATTTATCAATTTGGTAATGAAACACCCTAAATTaagtgatgatgatttagTGTTAACATTTTTAACCGTACGCACTGACCTAACAAGTTGGAGAAAGCAAGCAACCTATGACACTTCAAACGAGTTTACTGATAAAAAGATATCACAAGAATTTATGACAATGTGGAAAAAAGAGTTTGCGGAACAATGGAACCAGGCCGCATCTTGCATTGACACATCGATGGAGCTATGGTACAGAATCACGCTTCTTTTAGAAAGacatgaaaaaagaattatgCAAATGGTCCAcgaaagaaatttttttgaaacgCTAGTGGATAACTTCAGTGAAGTAACCCCAAAACTATATCCGGTACAACAAAGTGATACCATATTGGACATTAATAACAACTTCAGTATAATCAAAAAACACCTAGAAACTACGAGTAGCATCTGCAAAcaagaaacagaagaaatatCGGGAGCGCTATCTCctaaattcaaaattttcacgGATATCCTGCTGTCTTTGAGAGGtttatttgaaagataCAAAATTATGGCTGCAAATAACGTAGTTCAATTACAAAGACATGTCGAATTGAATAAAGAGAAATTGGAATCAATGAAAGGGAAGCCAGACGTCAGTGGAGCAGAGTACGAcaggataaaaaaaatcatacaGAAGGATAGAAGAAGCATAATAGAGCAATCAAATAGGGCTTGGTTAATCAGACAGTGTATTTTGGAGGAATTTACGATCTTTCAAGAAACCCAATTTTTAATAACACGTGCCTTTCAGGATTGGGCGAAATTGAACTCTAATTATGCTGGCCTCAAACTGAATGAGTGGGAAAAGCTGATTACAAGCATTATGGATATGCCGATTTCTCGCGAGTAAATACTATGGAGTAAAGACTAAccatttcattttcgtattttactttttaCTTACTTCAACAATAGGGAAGTATTTCCAACAGATGTAATTATTgtaataaacaaaaaaataagtaGATAGAGTAAAAATATGTACCATTATGAATTGTTatttatttgcttttcctTTAAAGCGCAGTGCCTCGAGCCCAATTCGGATACTATAGATCCTAAGATTGGTTTCTATTTAAAAGGCAACAACAAGCTTTCGATAATTTGAATGACATAGCCGTATTACATGCTTGAGGCTTGAGTAGCGGTGCCCGTTGAAAATAATCTCTCCCCAGCATATTATATTCGTCACGAACGATctaaatttgaaaaagtaaatGAGCTGAACATCAATAAGTAAAGTGTGATCCATGTGGCAGCTCAGATGAGAGTCTTCTGACCAAAATATCGTATAGCCTCGCTTGCGCTCGTGATCTAACAAGTGCTTTTATCCATTTGTAGTGCACATATTGTTTTTTGGCTTCATTACATAATGGCAAATTCGCCGAAAAGAACATCTGATGGCACTGGAGTGTCAGCGTCGAACACACCCAAATATCAACATACTGTACCAGAAACGAAACCAGCATTTAATTTATCACCAGTCAAATCTAATGATTTACCACATAGCCTTCCGTCACCTACTCAGATAAAATCAACTACAGGTGTATCTGCAACTCACAACAATCTAGCAGGTAGAACGGATGATTCTTCTCTTCCTAAAAATGTGGCACCCACAACTAATTTGAGAAGTGAAAGCAATAGAGATACAAATAATATGTTTTCTGGCCCTGCTGGGCTAGCTCTACCAAAGAAGGatgataaaaagaaaaacaaggGTACAGGTAAAGCAGATTCTAAGGATGGTACAGGTAAAGCATCTACCTTCTCAGGACATAATGCACAGCAACAATCTGATCCAAACAA
This region includes:
- the AIM34 gene encoding Aim34p (similar to YMR003W), whose protein sequence is MLFSLLGRVASRQSSGIRMIRPGRSVYLPFTLLLKKFDASKISVHRYVHSTQTKSHLTFLLKNNDITPFQKFTVRILKEQCKTRGLKLSGRKSELLQRLITYDSASHKKSSVKVDELRKSSLINEPIKLTEKLLSDKIPQTIEKKHYSVQKSPNIETPGEVHSHLQPRDRTFLVGFFLLSCLWWNLEPQESKPIIDH
- the MVP1 gene encoding Mvp1p (Protein required for sorting proteins to the vacuole~similar to YMR004W); amino-acid sequence: MDNYEDSDPWNASSNAWTKDDDPVVSTTNSEPSLNGITSEFNALNFSTPLDTNEEDTGFLPANDVLEESIWDDNRNRLSGSGTQRTSNITTNETVAGKNDAKSRNTGETEADIFDWTNNIRKTYRPLDADIIIIEEIPEREGLLFKHANYLVKHLIALPSTSPSEERTVVRRYSDFLWLREILLKRYPFRMIPELPPKRIGSQNADQLFLKKRRIGLSRFINLVMKHPKLSDDDLVLTFLTVRTDLTSWRKQATYDTSNEFTDKKISQEFMTMWKKEFAEQWNQAASCIDTSMELWYRITLLLERHEKRIMQMVHERNFFETLVDNFSEVTPKLYPVQQSDTILDINNNFSIIKKHLETTSSICKQETEEISGALSPKFKIFTDILLSLRGLFERYKIMAANNVVQLQRHVELNKEKLESMKGKPDVSGAEYDRIKKIIQKDRRSIIEQSNRAWLIRQCILEEFTIFQETQFLITRAFQDWAKLNSNYAGLKLNEWEKLITSIMDMPISRE
- the MIX17 gene encoding Mix17p (Mitochondrial intermembrane space protein~similar to YMR002W); translation: MARSRGSSRPISRSRPTQTRSASTMAAPVHPQQQPNAYSHPPAAGTQTRQPGMFAQMASTAAGVAVGSTIGHTLGAGITGMFSGSGSDSAPVEQQQQNMANVSGQTQTDQQMGRTCELDARNFTRCLDENNGNFQICDYYLQQLKACQEAARQY